A portion of the uncultured Draconibacterium sp. genome contains these proteins:
- a CDS encoding TRAP transporter large permease, translating to MEFLGVIVLVVSFIILLVIGVPIAISIGISGILTMLVTIMPLPAATTFAQRMATGLDSFALLAIPFFILAGNIMNKGGIAIRLINFARVLVGRWPAGLAFVNVFANMLFGAISGSAAASASAIGSIMMPEMNKEGYDKNFSAAVNITSATTGLSIPPSNILIVYSLASGGVSITALFLAGYAPGILTGLAIMAVAMGMFSYKHFGFKGMVRNLGKFFAVIASLALVIVGLIKVNSAFSAGVAIAIYGGIGALFLGGIGYYGSRHKKGALNALKTLWRAFPSLMMLVIVIGGIVAGFFTATEASAVAVLYALILAFIYREMTIKDLPDVILRSVKTTAFVLLLVATCIGLSWIMAYENIPQNVSEALLALSDNKFVILLIINLILLFVGVFMDMTPAVLIFTPIFLPIVTNLGLEPVHFGIIMVLNLSVGLGTPPVGSLLFIGCSVSQVKIETVIKPLIPMFIAMIVCLLLVTYIPEISMWLPQSLGF from the coding sequence ATGGAATTTTTAGGAGTAATTGTACTTGTAGTAAGCTTTATAATTTTACTTGTAATTGGAGTTCCCATTGCTATCAGTATCGGAATTTCAGGGATTTTAACCATGCTGGTAACCATTATGCCACTTCCTGCTGCAACAACGTTTGCGCAGCGAATGGCAACGGGGCTGGATAGTTTTGCACTGCTGGCGATACCGTTTTTTATACTGGCGGGGAATATAATGAACAAGGGCGGGATAGCTATCCGGCTCATTAATTTTGCTCGTGTTCTGGTTGGTCGCTGGCCCGCCGGACTGGCATTCGTAAATGTTTTTGCGAACATGCTTTTTGGTGCTATTTCTGGTTCTGCAGCTGCTTCGGCTTCGGCAATCGGTAGTATTATGATGCCTGAAATGAACAAAGAAGGCTACGATAAAAACTTTAGTGCTGCGGTGAATATCACGTCGGCAACAACGGGTTTGTCTATTCCGCCAAGTAATATCCTCATTGTATATTCGCTGGCCAGTGGTGGTGTTTCCATTACGGCGCTTTTCCTTGCCGGCTATGCGCCGGGTATTTTAACCGGTTTGGCGATTATGGCCGTGGCTATGGGAATGTTTTCGTACAAACATTTCGGATTTAAAGGAATGGTGCGCAACCTGGGTAAATTCTTTGCCGTTATTGCATCTCTGGCTTTGGTAATTGTTGGATTAATAAAAGTAAACAGCGCATTCTCGGCCGGAGTTGCAATAGCAATTTATGGAGGAATTGGTGCTTTGTTTCTGGGCGGAATAGGCTATTACGGCAGCAGACATAAAAAAGGAGCGTTAAATGCTTTAAAAACACTTTGGCGCGCTTTCCCGAGTTTGATGATGTTGGTAATTGTTATCGGTGGTATTGTGGCCGGTTTTTTCACCGCAACCGAAGCATCGGCAGTAGCGGTTTTATATGCGCTGATCCTGGCTTTTATTTACCGCGAGATGACCATAAAAGATCTTCCGGATGTAATTTTACGCTCGGTAAAAACAACAGCATTTGTATTGTTACTTGTGGCAACTTGTATCGGTTTGTCGTGGATTATGGCTTACGAAAATATTCCACAAAACGTAAGTGAAGCTTTATTGGCACTCAGTGATAATAAATTTGTAATCCTGTTGATCATCAACTTGATTTTGTTGTTTGTGGGTGTGTTTATGGACATGACTCCGGCAGTGTTGATCTTTACTCCGATATTCTTACCAATTGTTACAAACCTGGGATTGGAACCGGTTCACTTCGGAATTATAATGGTGCTGAACCTGAGTGTAGGTTTGGGAACACCGCCTGTTGGATCGCTGTTATTCATCGGTTGTAGTGTAAGTCAGGTTAAAATTGAAACGGTGATAAAACCACTTATCCCGATGTTTATTGCAATGATCGTTTGTTTGTTGCTGGTAACGTATATTCCGGAAATTTCGATGTGGCTACCGCAAAGTCTGGGATTTTAG
- a CDS encoding sugar kinase codes for MAKLNIKSKSECTYDCISLGEVMLRLDPGEGRIRTTRQFRAWEGGGEYNVSRGLRRCFGKKTAIITALADNEVGALIEDFMLQGGLDTQFVKWVDYDGCGRTVRNGLNFTERGFGIRGAKGVSDRGNTAASQLKPGDIDWEYIFGTLGVRWMHTGGIFAALSETAAETVIEAVKIAKKYGTIVSYDLNYRPSLWKAIGGEAKAQEVNREIAKYVDVMIGNEEDFTACLGLEVAGNEENLKELDLAGYKSMIENAVAEFPNFKVIATTLRTVKTATVNSWGAICYSEGVIHEAQHREDLEIMDRVGGGDSFASGLIYGFLEFNDGAKAVEYGAAHGALAMTTPGDTTMATLSEVEKIIGGGSARVDR; via the coding sequence ATGGCAAAATTGAATATCAAATCAAAATCCGAATGTACATACGACTGTATTTCTCTTGGTGAAGTAATGTTAAGACTCGATCCGGGAGAAGGCAGAATAAGAACCACACGTCAGTTTCGCGCCTGGGAAGGTGGTGGCGAATACAATGTTTCACGAGGTTTACGAAGGTGTTTTGGAAAGAAAACAGCGATTATAACGGCACTGGCCGACAACGAAGTTGGCGCCCTGATTGAAGACTTTATGCTTCAGGGCGGACTGGATACGCAATTCGTAAAATGGGTAGATTACGATGGTTGCGGACGTACTGTTCGTAACGGATTAAATTTCACAGAAAGAGGATTTGGTATTCGTGGTGCAAAAGGTGTTTCCGATCGTGGAAATACGGCAGCGTCGCAATTAAAACCCGGCGATATCGACTGGGAATATATTTTCGGAACGCTTGGTGTACGTTGGATGCATACCGGCGGAATTTTCGCTGCATTATCGGAAACTGCAGCAGAAACAGTTATCGAAGCGGTAAAAATTGCCAAAAAGTACGGTACCATTGTTTCCTACGATTTGAATTATCGTCCGTCGCTTTGGAAAGCAATTGGTGGCGAAGCAAAAGCACAGGAAGTAAACCGTGAGATTGCAAAATATGTGGATGTAATGATCGGTAACGAAGAAGATTTTACAGCTTGTTTGGGGCTTGAAGTGGCCGGTAACGAAGAGAATCTGAAAGAACTGGATCTTGCCGGTTACAAAAGTATGATCGAAAATGCAGTTGCAGAATTTCCAAACTTTAAGGTGATTGCCACGACTTTGCGTACCGTTAAAACAGCAACCGTTAATTCATGGGGAGCAATTTGTTACTCCGAAGGTGTAATTCACGAAGCGCAACACCGCGAAGATCTTGAAATTATGGATCGTGTTGGTGGTGGCGACAGTTTTGCTTCCGGTTTAATTTATGGTTTCCTTGAGTTTAACGACGGAGCGAAAGCAGTAGAATATGGTGCTGCACACGGCGCATTGGCAATGACAACTCCGGGTGATACCACCATGGCGACTCTATCAGAAGTGGAAAAAATAATTGGTGGCGGAAGCGCCCGTGTTGATCGCTAA
- a CDS encoding TRAP transporter small permease, translating into MTIREKIDKIIEIILVSIMSILVLDVLWQVFSRYVLSAPSSFTDELAGFLLIWVGMLGAAYVAGKNEHLAIDLMLQKMQGAKKRRLQIIINSLVGLFALFVMVVGGSWLVYTRFYLQVKSAALALPLGYVYLIVPLSGLLIIYYAIDNSLNQNIEE; encoded by the coding sequence ATGACTATCAGAGAAAAAATAGATAAAATAATCGAGATCATATTGGTTTCGATAATGAGCATATTGGTACTCGATGTGCTCTGGCAGGTTTTCAGCCGTTATGTTTTGTCTGCACCAAGTTCGTTCACCGACGAGCTGGCCGGATTCCTTTTAATTTGGGTAGGTATGTTGGGAGCTGCTTATGTGGCAGGTAAAAACGAACATCTCGCCATCGACCTGATGTTGCAAAAAATGCAAGGTGCAAAAAAACGTCGTCTGCAGATTATTATTAATTCGCTGGTTGGCTTGTTTGCCTTATTCGTTATGGTTGTTGGTGGCTCGTGGCTGGTTTATACACGTTTTTACCTTCAGGTAAAATCTGCTGCACTGGCATTGCCGTTGGGTTATGTCTACCTTATTGTTCCGCTTAGCGGACTGCTGATTATTTATTATGCTATTGATAATTCACTGAACCAAAATATTGAAGAGTAA
- a CDS encoding magnesium-dependent phosphatase-1 produces the protein MKLFVFDLDFTLWDAGGTWCDATNPPYYWNNGALLDQSNSEMELYPDVIPVLEELKRNNRKIAAASRTFEPSWAQDLLHLFDMDKYFDLKEIYPSSKIQHFSKIKKHFGFDYSDMVFFDDEQRNIHEVGKLGVEAVFVDDGLRKDQVFRYLK, from the coding sequence ATGAAGTTATTCGTTTTTGATTTGGACTTTACCCTTTGGGACGCCGGTGGAACCTGGTGCGATGCCACAAATCCGCCTTATTACTGGAACAACGGAGCCTTGCTTGATCAATCGAACAGTGAAATGGAATTGTATCCCGATGTGATTCCAGTATTGGAGGAACTTAAAAGGAACAATCGTAAAATTGCTGCTGCTTCACGAACTTTCGAACCTTCCTGGGCACAAGATCTACTTCACTTGTTTGATATGGATAAGTATTTCGATTTGAAAGAAATCTACCCTAGCAGTAAAATTCAACATTTCTCAAAGATTAAAAAGCATTTTGGATTTGATTATTCCGATATGGTTTTCTTCGACGATGAACAACGTAACATTCACGAAGTTGGGAAACTGGGCGTTGAAGCGGTTTTTGTAGATGACGGACTCCGAAAGGACCAGGTTTTTCGGTATTTGAAATAA
- a CDS encoding M14 family metallopeptidase gives MVKKLHFLCFLGVLIFMSSGIKAQTYSGFDNYHTNREIQQLLKEFSSGNAKLHTIAESPGGEPITVLEIGANLSDVPAIFVGANFEGNVPLTTEGALYLAKMLLDSTAYTKDVKWYIMPQPNPDAAAVYFSGLKTGQSTNLFEMNNDADDQTGEDGPDDLNGDGMITQMRIKSLDGNYIVSDKDARLMKKADKQKGERGEYKVLTEGIDNDNDGKYNEDATGGINIGISFPHLFPYENKDAGLFAGQTPEVYGIMRFISDRPEIAMIYTLGTSNFCLVPPKGGRKGDANLERIKIPRRYVSMLNADASKTYTMEETIELFKAVVPEGTDVTSALVASYLSLGPALNPLEDDLVFYKKYAEDYKKYLKAKDFSTETLDPTPAKNGSFELWAYYHLGVPSFSMQLFSVPKVKEEAKEEDDKEASDEKKKKAEKSDKKDELDEKDKALLAYSDDELDGAGFVAWTKVDHPDFEEVEVGGYVPYLETTPKADKIASLSATQLPWLLKLSKELPEFTIADKKITDLGGGIYKLEIYVANNGELPYPIAMGQRNGQPAPVILTLDGEVELLEGKLRTPVGAIGANQVKKYTWLIKAGKNKSITAGIESTVFTDVVEQIKIGG, from the coding sequence ATGGTCAAAAAACTACATTTCTTGTGCTTTCTCGGAGTGCTTATTTTTATGAGTTCCGGTATTAAAGCGCAAACCTACTCCGGATTTGATAATTATCATACCAACCGGGAGATTCAACAATTATTAAAAGAATTTTCTTCGGGAAATGCAAAACTGCATACCATTGCAGAAAGTCCGGGTGGAGAACCAATTACGGTATTGGAAATTGGTGCAAACCTAAGCGATGTACCGGCAATTTTTGTAGGTGCTAATTTCGAAGGAAATGTGCCGCTGACAACGGAAGGTGCGCTTTACCTGGCTAAAATGCTATTGGATTCAACAGCTTATACCAAAGATGTAAAATGGTACATTATGCCACAACCCAATCCCGATGCAGCTGCCGTTTATTTTTCGGGTTTGAAAACCGGTCAGAGCACCAACCTTTTTGAGATGAACAATGATGCAGATGATCAGACGGGTGAAGATGGTCCTGACGACCTGAATGGCGACGGAATGATTACCCAAATGCGGATCAAAAGCCTTGATGGAAATTATATCGTTTCGGATAAAGATGCACGGCTAATGAAAAAAGCCGATAAACAAAAAGGCGAACGCGGCGAATACAAAGTATTGACAGAAGGAATTGACAACGATAACGACGGCAAATACAATGAAGATGCAACCGGCGGAATAAACATTGGTATTTCTTTTCCGCACCTTTTTCCATACGAAAACAAAGATGCCGGGTTATTCGCCGGACAGACTCCTGAGGTTTATGGAATTATGCGTTTCATTTCCGATCGTCCTGAAATTGCAATGATTTACACACTGGGAACTTCAAATTTTTGCTTGGTTCCACCAAAAGGAGGACGCAAGGGCGATGCGAATCTCGAGCGTATAAAAATACCTCGTCGTTACGTCAGCATGCTTAATGCCGATGCCAGCAAAACCTACACAATGGAAGAAACAATCGAACTTTTTAAAGCTGTTGTTCCGGAAGGTACCGATGTTACTTCGGCACTGGTTGCAAGCTATTTGAGTTTGGGGCCGGCACTAAATCCGCTGGAAGATGACCTGGTTTTCTACAAAAAATATGCTGAGGATTATAAAAAGTATTTGAAAGCTAAAGATTTTAGCACCGAAACACTCGATCCCACTCCGGCAAAAAATGGTTCGTTTGAATTGTGGGCGTATTACCACCTTGGAGTACCGTCGTTTAGTATGCAATTATTCTCGGTTCCAAAAGTAAAAGAAGAAGCGAAAGAAGAGGATGATAAAGAAGCATCAGACGAGAAGAAAAAGAAAGCGGAAAAGTCGGATAAAAAAGATGAGTTGGACGAAAAAGACAAAGCGTTGCTGGCGTATTCGGATGACGAACTGGACGGAGCTGGTTTTGTTGCGTGGACAAAAGTCGATCATCCTGATTTTGAGGAAGTGGAAGTTGGAGGTTATGTTCCTTACCTGGAAACAACACCAAAAGCAGATAAAATTGCATCATTGTCGGCAACACAGTTGCCATGGTTGCTCAAATTATCAAAAGAACTTCCTGAGTTCACCATTGCCGACAAGAAGATTACTGACCTGGGTGGAGGCATCTACAAACTGGAAATATATGTAGCCAACAACGGCGAACTTCCCTACCCCATTGCAATGGGTCAGCGAAATGGTCAACCGGCTCCTGTGATTCTTACACTCGATGGCGAAGTAGAACTACTGGAAGGAAAGCTGCGCACACCGGTTGGAGCAATTGGCGCAAACCAGGTAAAAAAATATACATGGCTAATAAAAGCAGGCAAAAACAAAAGTATAACTGCCGGAATTGAGTCGACAGTTTTTACTGATGTAGTTGAACAAATTAAAATTGGAGGTTAA
- a CDS encoding TRAP transporter substrate-binding protein, translated as MRTKIFKAFSLVFVVVFLLGCTETKQHKVLKLAHGLDPTHPVHKGMEFMAERLAEKSGGKLTIDIYPSGQLGSEQQCVELLQIGSLAITKVSAAVMESFTPKFKALGLPYVFRSKEHSFKVFDGEIGKELLLGTEEYWIRGLCFYDAGFRSFYTIDKPINTPDDLKGLKIRVMKSQSAMEMVRALGGSPTPISWGELYTALQSGVVDGAENNEPSLYTSHHYEVCKQYSLDEHTCVPDVLIISTKVWNSLTEQEQKWLQEAADESVPVERKYWAESVEESLRIVQENGVQITYPDKELFAKKVAPLLDKYRQDEVLGDILRRIEAVK; from the coding sequence ATGAGAACTAAAATCTTTAAAGCTTTTTCGTTGGTTTTTGTTGTTGTATTTCTTCTGGGATGCACCGAAACCAAACAACATAAAGTCTTAAAACTGGCCCACGGTCTCGACCCGACTCACCCGGTACATAAAGGAATGGAGTTTATGGCCGAGCGTCTGGCTGAAAAATCTGGCGGAAAACTTACAATCGATATTTATCCCAGCGGACAGTTGGGATCTGAACAGCAATGTGTAGAGTTGTTGCAGATTGGAAGCCTGGCAATCACCAAAGTTTCGGCAGCGGTAATGGAAAGTTTTACTCCAAAATTCAAAGCGCTGGGTTTGCCTTACGTTTTTCGTTCGAAAGAACATTCATTCAAGGTTTTTGACGGAGAGATCGGTAAGGAATTGTTGTTGGGAACTGAAGAATACTGGATTCGCGGACTGTGTTTTTATGATGCCGGTTTCCGTAGTTTTTATACCATCGACAAACCCATTAACACTCCTGACGATTTAAAAGGTTTGAAAATCAGGGTGATGAAAAGTCAATCTGCCATGGAAATGGTGCGTGCTTTGGGTGGTTCGCCAACACCAATTTCGTGGGGAGAATTATACACAGCGCTGCAAAGTGGAGTAGTAGATGGAGCTGAAAATAACGAGCCAAGTTTATATACTTCACATCACTACGAGGTTTGTAAGCAGTACTCATTAGATGAACATACCTGTGTTCCCGATGTGCTGATCATCAGTACAAAAGTATGGAACAGCTTAACTGAGCAGGAACAAAAATGGTTGCAGGAAGCTGCCGACGAATCGGTTCCTGTGGAACGGAAATACTGGGCCGAATCGGTTGAAGAATCGTTACGAATTGTTCAGGAGAATGGTGTTCAGATCACTTATCCTGATAAAGAACTATTTGCAAAGAAAGTTGCCCCGTTATTGGATAAATACAGACAAGACGAAGTTTTGGGCGATATTCTACGTCGCATCGAAGCCGTGAAATAG
- a CDS encoding M14 family metallopeptidase: MIHKIFSLLAIFSLAVSVFAANEPKIEVPLRFDRYYDYDDVVKALEVLHEAYPDLTKLESVGESEEGLKIYALTINNKKTGAEHDKPGVWVDGNIHGNEIQAGEVCLYYANMLLTKYGENEQVTKAVDSNVHYIIPVVNVDGRNHFFKDAHTPSSSRSIRIPKDDDGDGLFDEDAPDDLDGDGSICQMRIKDPNGNYKPDPEDPRIMVRVKPGEKGEYTILGSEGIDNDGDGRFNEDAEGYLDPNRNWGYHWQPQYVQQGAGNFPFSGVGIKAVDEFAAKHPNIIVNFSFHNSGGMWLRVPADNTTVLPASDIAAYDVIGKEAIKITPGYVYMTSVELYPTFGDSDGQMFFVHGSYTFVGELFMRDEQETYKEKSDKPATSNDRTARNREQLKFNDNVVQGELYKDWHPYNHPVYGEIEIGGWVKMSSRLPHPFMLPDLVHRNASVVLLAANETPKVEMEVFDVKEMDNNLKRIRVRLTNKNGLSTMTAQAVKDKLYTIDHLKVSGAKVIAGGKINNYRLDQVTYKDHKPEVQFFALPGHDSAEYEFIVQGKGEVKLEYISQKAGNTSTTVKL; this comes from the coding sequence ATGATACACAAGATATTTTCATTATTAGCAATATTCTCGCTGGCTGTTTCGGTATTTGCCGCCAACGAACCTAAAATTGAAGTACCACTCCGTTTCGACCGGTATTACGATTACGATGATGTGGTAAAAGCATTGGAAGTGCTTCATGAAGCTTACCCTGATCTGACAAAACTGGAATCGGTTGGAGAAAGTGAGGAAGGACTTAAGATTTATGCACTCACCATCAACAATAAAAAAACCGGTGCCGAGCATGATAAACCCGGTGTTTGGGTTGACGGGAACATTCATGGTAACGAAATTCAGGCCGGCGAGGTGTGCCTGTATTACGCCAATATGTTGCTGACAAAATATGGCGAAAACGAGCAGGTAACCAAAGCTGTCGACAGCAATGTTCACTACATCATTCCGGTGGTTAATGTTGATGGTCGTAATCACTTTTTCAAAGATGCACATACACCTAGTTCTAGCCGAAGCATTCGCATTCCGAAAGATGATGACGGTGACGGGTTATTCGATGAAGATGCACCGGACGATCTTGATGGCGACGGCAGCATTTGCCAGATGCGCATAAAAGATCCGAATGGGAATTACAAACCCGATCCTGAGGATCCGCGGATTATGGTTCGCGTAAAACCCGGCGAAAAAGGGGAATACACAATATTGGGCTCAGAAGGAATTGATAACGATGGCGACGGAAGATTTAACGAAGATGCAGAAGGTTATCTGGATCCGAACCGTAACTGGGGCTACCATTGGCAACCACAGTATGTTCAGCAGGGAGCCGGAAACTTTCCGTTTTCAGGCGTTGGCATTAAAGCTGTTGATGAGTTTGCGGCCAAACATCCCAATATAATTGTAAACTTTTCATTCCACAACTCGGGCGGTATGTGGTTACGTGTACCGGCTGACAATACAACGGTACTTCCGGCATCGGATATTGCTGCTTATGATGTAATTGGAAAAGAAGCCATCAAAATCACTCCCGGTTATGTATATATGACCTCAGTTGAACTTTATCCTACTTTTGGTGATTCTGACGGACAGATGTTCTTTGTACACGGTTCGTATACTTTTGTTGGCGAATTGTTTATGCGCGACGAGCAAGAAACTTACAAGGAAAAAAGTGATAAACCAGCTACAAGTAATGACAGAACAGCGCGTAATCGTGAACAGTTAAAGTTTAACGACAATGTGGTGCAGGGCGAATTGTATAAAGATTGGCACCCATACAATCACCCCGTTTATGGAGAAATTGAAATTGGTGGTTGGGTAAAAATGAGCTCTCGTTTGCCACATCCGTTTATGTTGCCCGATTTGGTTCACCGTAACGCATCGGTTGTTTTGCTGGCAGCCAACGAAACGCCAAAAGTTGAAATGGAGGTTTTTGACGTTAAAGAGATGGATAATAACCTGAAACGAATTCGGGTTCGCCTAACCAACAAAAATGGATTATCCACCATGACTGCGCAGGCTGTAAAAGATAAATTGTATACTATCGATCACCTGAAAGTTTCGGGTGCAAAAGTTATTGCCGGTGGAAAAATAAACAATTACCGCCTTGATCAGGTAACATATAAAGACCACAAACCCGAAGTACAATTCTTTGCTCTTCCCGGACATGATTCGGCGGAGTATGAATTTATTGTGCAAGGTAAAGGAGAAGTAAAACTGGAATACATCTCGCAAAAGGCTGGAAATACAAGTACTACGGTAAAATTATAA
- a CDS encoding bifunctional 4-hydroxy-2-oxoglutarate aldolase/2-dehydro-3-deoxy-phosphogluconate aldolase: MARFSRIEVALKMKETGMVPVFYHQDIEVCKAVVKACYDGGVRLFEFTNRGDFAIDVFAELNKWTIKECPEMIMGVGSIVDEATAAMYIAMGTNFVVAPLIDEATAKVCNKRKIAWSPGCGSVTEIGRAHELGAEVVKIFPGSQVGGPSFVKAVKGPMPYASIMPTGGVSPDEDNLKQWFDAGVTCVGMGSQLFPKEVLAEKNYAYITEKCAGALKIISDLTT; encoded by the coding sequence ATGGCAAGATTTTCAAGAATAGAAGTAGCATTAAAAATGAAAGAAACCGGAATGGTACCGGTGTTCTATCATCAGGATATAGAAGTTTGCAAAGCAGTGGTAAAAGCCTGTTACGATGGCGGTGTGCGTTTGTTCGAATTCACCAATCGTGGCGATTTTGCTATTGATGTATTTGCAGAACTTAATAAGTGGACAATTAAAGAATGTCCTGAAATGATTATGGGAGTTGGTTCTATCGTCGATGAAGCCACAGCTGCTATGTATATTGCCATGGGAACAAACTTTGTAGTTGCACCGCTAATTGATGAAGCTACCGCAAAAGTTTGTAACAAACGCAAAATTGCCTGGAGCCCGGGTTGTGGTTCGGTAACAGAAATTGGCCGCGCACACGAACTGGGTGCCGAGGTGGTTAAAATCTTTCCGGGATCGCAAGTAGGTGGGCCAAGTTTTGTAAAAGCGGTAAAAGGACCGATGCCTTACGCCAGTATTATGCCAACCGGTGGCGTTTCTCCGGATGAAGATAATCTGAAACAGTGGTTTGACGCCGGCGTAACATGTGTGGGAATGGGATCGCAGTTGTTCCCAAAAGAAGTTTTGGCCGAAAAAAATTATGCATATATTACCGAAAAATGCGCCGGGGCATTGAAAATTATCAGTGACCTTACAACATAA